The Christiangramia flava JLT2011 region TTTTTTCAGTCACAAAAATCTGTATCATACTACTGATGATGTATCCCAAGATGAATGCCCAAAGCGCCATCCAGAAAAATCCGGTGGTCGTATAGGCCGCTTCGCCCCATTGTTTTAAGAATTCGCTCACAGTTTAAATTTTATTTTACATTTCTTGACGAAGAATGTGTTTTAATAATCTTCCATTTACCATCCATCTTTTTTAAGATAGACGTCGCTACTCCTTTTTTCTTTATCGTTCTACTTTCGCCTTTTTCATCTGGATTGAGCACGATAGTGTAGATGTAGGTTTCAGTAGTAAATGCATAAGGCAAATCTACTTCCGCATCAATTTCATAATCTGAAAATTCAAATTTTTTGAAATGCCCCAACTCAGGCCCCAAATGGTGTTCTATATAGTGCGCATACGAGCCTTCTACACCACCAGATTCAAATACTTTTGAATCTTCTGTAAATAGTTCAAATGTCCCCTCGGTCGTTAAGTTTTGTAGTGCATCTTTGTAAGCTTTCATTACTGCGA contains the following coding sequences:
- a CDS encoding YybH family protein yields the protein MKVLKIITLITVLISTVSITNAQNDKDSKDKEDVIAVMKAYKDALQNLTTEGTFELFTEDSKVFESGGVEGSYAHYIEHHLGPELGHFKKFEFSDYEIDAEVDLPYAFTTETYIYTIVLNPDEKGESRTIKKKGVATSILKKMDGKWKIIKTHSSSRNVK